The Phaeacidiphilus oryzae TH49 region GGTGTATCTGACGGACGTTCAGGTCACCTCCTGGTCGCTGCGGGCGCCGGTCGCGGCGGAGGCGCTGGTCCGGGTCGCCCGCCCGGGGGATCTCCTGGTCGTCGGGGGAGCCGCCGGCCGCTCCCTCTTCCGCGGCGCCACCCGGCGCGCGGTCCGCGCGCGGGCCCGCTGCCGGGTCCTGGAGACCCCGCGCCCCGTTCCCGGGCCCTCCTTCCGCCTTCGGCGCCTCACCCGGGGCGGGACCGGCAGAATGGGGGTATGAGTCTGTACCGGGATGACGGCGTGGTGCTCCGCACCCAGAAGCTGGGGGAAGCGGATCGGATCATCACCCTGCTGACCCGCCAGCACGGGCGGGTCCGCGCCGTCGCCCGAGGCGTTCGCCGGACCTCCTCCAAGTTCGGCGCCCGCCTGGAGCCCTTCTCCCACGTCGACGTCCAGTTCTTCGCCCGTGGGAGTGAACTGACGGGCCGCAGCCTGCCGCTCTGCACCCAGGTCGAGACGGTCGCCCCCTACGGCGGCCGGATCGTCACCGACTACCCCGCCTACACGGCCGGCACGGCCATGCTGGAGACCGCCGAGCGGTTCACCGAGAACGAGGGCGAGCCCGCCGTCCAGCAGTACCTGCTGCTGGTCGGAGCCCTGCGCACGCTCGCCGCCCGCGCCCACGACGCCCATCTGGTGCTGGACGCCTTCCTCCTCCGCTCCCTCGCGGTGAACGGCTACGCCCCCTCCTTCGACACCTGCGCCAAATGCGGGCTTCCCGGACCCAACCGCTTCTTTTCGGTGCAGACCGGGGGCGTCCTGTGCGGGGACTGCCGAGTGCCCGGATGTGCCGTACCCTCCCCTGAGACACTGGAGCTGCTGGGGGCGCTCCTGTCCGGGGACTGGGAGACGGCCGACGCCTGCGAGCCGCGCCACTGCCGGGAGGGCAGCGGACTGGTCGCCGCCTACCTGCAGTGGCATCTGGAGCGGAGCCTCCGCTCGCTGAGATACGTGGAGAGCCAGACCTGATGGTGTTCGGAACGTCGTCCAAGGCAGCAGCGGCGTCGGCCCAGCCGGCGCAGTCGTCGAGGCGCCGCAACCGCCGCGAGTACCTGCCGCCGAGCCCGCACCCGAGCGGCGCCCGGCCGCCCAAGATCCCGGGCGAGCTGGTGCCGCGGCATGTGGCCATCGTGATGGACGGCAACGGGCGCTGGGCCAAGGACCGCGGCCTGCCCCGCACGGAGGGCCACAAGGTCGGCGAGGGCGTGGTGCTGGACGTCCTCAAGGGCTGCATCGAGCTCGGCGTGAAGAACCTCTCGCTGTACGCCTTCTCCACCGAGAACTGGAAGCGCTCCCCGGACGAGGTGCGCTTCCTGATGAACTTCAACCGGGACGTCATCCACCGCCGCCGGGACGAGATGGACGCCATGGGCGTCCGGGTCCGCTGGGCCGGCCGGATGCCCAAGCTGTGGAAGAGCGTCGTCCAGGAGCTCCAGGTCGCCGAGGAGATGACCAGGGACAACGACGCGATGACCCTCTACATGTGCGTCAACTACGGCGGCCGGGCGGAGATCGCGGACGCCGCCGCGGCGATCGCCCGGGACGTCGCGGAGGGCAGGCTGGACCCGAAGAAGGTCAACGAGAAGACCTTCGCCAAGTACCTCTACCACCCCGACATGCCGGACGTGGACCTGTTCCTGCGGCCCAGCGGGGAGCAGCGCACCTCCAACTTCCTGGCCTGGCAGTCGGCGTACGCCGAGTTCGTCTTCCAGGACGTGCTGTGGCCGGACTTCGACCGCCGCGACCTGTGGCGGGCCTGCGAGGCCTACGCCTCCCGGGACCGGCGGTTCGGTGGGGCGGTCCCCAACGAGACCCAGCGGGCGGGCGAGCCGGCCGAGCTGCCGTCCCAGCCCCAGCGCTGAGCCCCCGGGCCTGAGCGCCCAGCGCGGGCCCCCGGCGCGGAGCTCAGCCCGCGGGCCGCGCGGAGTGCGAGCAGTCCGCGCAGGTCCCGAAGATCTCCAGGGTGTGGGCGAGCTCGGTGAAGCCGTGCGCCGCGGCCACCTCGTCCGCCCACTCCTCCACGGCCGGGCCCTCGACCTCGACCGTCCGGCCGCACTCGCGGCAGACCAGATGGTGGTGGTGGCCCCGGCTGCAACGCCGGTACACCGCCTCGTTGTTGTCGGTGCGCAGCACGTCGATCTCGCCCGCGTCCGCCAGCGCCTGGAGGGTGCGGTAGACGGTGGTGAGGCCGACCCCGTCGCCCCGGTGCCGGAGCAGGTCGTAGAGCTCCTGGGCGCTGCGGAAGTCGTTCACCTCGTCCAGCGCGGAGCGGACCGCCGCACGCTGCCTCGTCGATCGGCCTCCCGGCCGACCGGACGGCCGGTCGGAGGGCGACTGCCGATTGGCCGTGGTCACCGCGGATGCTCCCGTCTGTCGCCGTCTTGGGCGTCCATTGTGCCAGCGGGGGCCGGGCCGACCGGAAGGGCCGCGCGAGGAGCCCGTCCGCGGGCCGGCCGCGGGCCCGCCGCGGGCCGACCGGCGCCGCACCGCGGGCGCGCGGCACACCGTCGTACCCGTAGAGTGCCCACCGATTTGAATCCGGCATGGCGGGGGCCGGTAACCTGAGGTATTCGGTCGGGGCGACGCGCCGATCGACCCCACCCGTCACTGACCGCTTCGTCGTACTGAAGAGAGCACTGTGGCCGCCGACAAGATCGACACGATCGTCAGCCTGAGCAAGCGCCGTGGCTTCGTCTACCCCAGCAGCGAGATCTACGGTGGCCAGCGCGCCGCCTGGGACTACGGGCCGCTGGGCGTCGAGCTCAAGGAGAACATCAAGCGGCAGTGGTGGCGCGCCATGGTCACCAGCCGCGAGGACGTCGTGGGCATCGACTCCTCGGTGATCCTCGCCCGCGAGGTCTGGGAGGCCTCCGGACACGTCGCCACCTTCAGCGACCCGCTCACCGAGTGCACCTCCTGCCACAAGCGGTTCCGCGCGGACCACCTGGAGGAGGCGTACGAGGCCAAGCACGGCCGCCCGCCGGCCAACGGCCTCGCCGACATCAACTGCCCCAACTGCGGGAACAAGGGCGGCTTCACCGAGCCCAAGCAGTTCTCCGGGATGCTGCAGACCCACCTGGGCGCGTTCAACGCGGATGATCCGGCGGGTCTCGCGTACCTCCGCCCGGAGACCGCGCAGGGCATCTTCATCTCCTTCGCCGCCGTGCAGCAGACCTCGCGGAAGAAGCCGCCGTTCGGCATCGCGCAGACCGGCAAGTCCTTCCGCAACGAGATCACGCCCGGCAACTTCATCTTCCGGACCCGCGAGTTCGAGCAGATGGAGATGGAGTTCTTCGTCAAGCCGGGCGAGGACGAGAAGTGGCACGAGTACTGGCTCGAGGAGCGGATGAACTGGTACCGCGGCCTCGGCGTCCGCGAGGAGAACCTGCGGTTCTACGAGCACCCCAAGGAGAAGCTGTCGCACTACGCGAAGCGGACCGTGGACATCGAGTACCGCTTCCAGTTCGGCGGCAGCGAGTTCGGTGAGCTGGAGGGCATCGCCAACCGCACCGACTACGACCTGGCGCAGCACGCCCAGCACTCCGGCCAGGACCTCAAGTACTTCGACCAGGAGTCCGGCGAGCGCTGGTTCCCGTATGTGATCGAGCCGGCGGCCGGCGTCAACCGCGCGATGCTGGCCTTCATGCTGGACGCGTACGTCGAGGACGAGGCGCCGAACGCCAAGGGCGTGATGGAGAAGCGCACCGTGATGCGCCTCGACCCGCGGCTCGCGCCGGTCAAGGTCGCCGTGCTGCCGCTGTCCCGCAACGCCGCGCTCTCCCCGAAGGCCCGCGGTCTCGCCTCCGACCTGCGCAAGCACTGGAACGTCGAGTTCGACGACGCCGGCGCGATCGGCCGGCGCTACCGCCGCCAGGACGAGATCGGCACGCCGTTCTGCGTCACGGTCGACTTCGACACCCTTGAGGACAACGCGGCGACGGTCCGCGACCGCGACTCGATGGGCCAGGAGCGCGTCTCCCTCGACCAGGTCGAGGGCTACCTGGCGGGCAAGCTGCTCGGCTGCTGACGCGGCAGGCGCCGCAGGCGCGAGCAAGGGGCGCGAGGAACCCCGCGCCCCTTGCTCGCCCTACGGGCTCAGCGGGCCGCGGGCCGAAGGGTCAGCGCGCCCTGCGGACCCGGAGGGCGACGCCCTGCCCGCGAACCACCGTCGGCCGGACCGTCCCCGTCGTCGTCGCCAACCAGAACGCCGCCCCCACGGGCACCGTCGCAGACGGTAGCTCCCGCCGCGGCCTGCGCCCGAGGAAGGCGATCTCCGGCCCACCCGCGCCCGCGCCTTCCGCGACCACCCCCCACGCCAGCCCGTACCAGCGCCCGGCCCGCCGGACCGCCTGCGCGTCCCGCAGCGGCCGGGCGTCCAGCGCGGTCCCGGCGACGACCACGTCGACCAGCAGCCCGTCCCGGTACACCTCGAGCGCCGGCCGCCCGCCCGCGCCGCGCCCGAACCGGACGGACCACGGCCCGTCCGTCGCCTCCTGGAACCCCGGCAGCGGCAGGCCCGGCGGCTCGTGGACGACGGCGCACGGCGCGTCACCGGTGATCGGCATCATGGTCCCCCCAAAAACGGTCCTGGTCGGCCGTCTCCCACTCTGCGCGTCGGACCTGTGTGAAGTCGGTAGTGGCCGCAGCCGGATCCGGGGTGTACCCAGCACCACCCCCACCCGGAACGGAAGTTCATGGCCGCCGCCCGACCAGGGCACATAGGCTCTGGCCCATGGCATCCGCAGCCGCCGGCCCCGGCCCGGGCCCCGGCGCATCGCAGAGCGCGCCCGCCGCCCCGCGCGGCGCCGGCCTGCGCCGCGCCTACCGCCTGCTGCGGGAGCGGGCCCCCTGGGCCCACCAGGCCCTGCTGGGGCAGGCCTTCGCGGCGACCGCGGTGGCGATGGGCCTGCCGGCCTTCCTGCTGGTGGCCGTCGCGCTGGGTGCCCGAGGCGGCTTCTGGCTGGTGCTCCTGCTGACGGCGCCCCTGGTGGCGCTGTCGATCCGGCCGCTGACGGCGGTTCAGCGGAGCCGCTTCGCCGCCCTCCTCGGCCTGGAGATCCCGGTGCTGCCCCGGATCGCGGGGCCGTACGGCCCGCGCCGGCTGCACGCCTGGCTGCGCGCGGAGACCACCCGGCGGCAGGCCGGGTACCACCTGCTGGCCGCCCCCGTGCTGGCCGCCGCCGGAGCCGCCTCGCTCGCCTGCTCCGCCGTCGGGCTGCTGTTCTCCACCGTCTACCTGTGGGTCTGGGCGCTGCCGCCGCAGAACCGGGTGGCCGACTGGGGCTATACCACCCAGGCCGCCTACCTCACCGCGCTCGGTCTGGCGCTGCTCTGGCTGGCGCCGTGGATCGCCGAGGGGGTGGTGCGCGCCGACGTCCGGCTGGCCGCCGCACTCCTCGGGCCGAGCCTCGCCGAGCAGCTGGAGCGCCGGGTCGAGGACCTGGCGGAGTCCCGCGCCGGGGTGGTGGACGCGGCCGACGCCGAGCGCCGCCGGATCGAGCGCGACCT contains the following coding sequences:
- the recO gene encoding DNA repair protein RecO — its product is MSLYRDDGVVLRTQKLGEADRIITLLTRQHGRVRAVARGVRRTSSKFGARLEPFSHVDVQFFARGSELTGRSLPLCTQVETVAPYGGRIVTDYPAYTAGTAMLETAERFTENEGEPAVQQYLLLVGALRTLAARAHDAHLVLDAFLLRSLAVNGYAPSFDTCAKCGLPGPNRFFSVQTGGVLCGDCRVPGCAVPSPETLELLGALLSGDWETADACEPRHCREGSGLVAAYLQWHLERSLRSLRYVESQT
- a CDS encoding isoprenyl transferase gives rise to the protein MVFGTSSKAAAASAQPAQSSRRRNRREYLPPSPHPSGARPPKIPGELVPRHVAIVMDGNGRWAKDRGLPRTEGHKVGEGVVLDVLKGCIELGVKNLSLYAFSTENWKRSPDEVRFLMNFNRDVIHRRRDEMDAMGVRVRWAGRMPKLWKSVVQELQVAEEMTRDNDAMTLYMCVNYGGRAEIADAAAAIARDVAEGRLDPKKVNEKTFAKYLYHPDMPDVDLFLRPSGEQRTSNFLAWQSAYAEFVFQDVLWPDFDRRDLWRACEAYASRDRRFGGAVPNETQRAGEPAELPSQPQR
- a CDS encoding Fur family transcriptional regulator; its protein translation is MTTANRQSPSDRPSGRPGGRSTRQRAAVRSALDEVNDFRSAQELYDLLRHRGDGVGLTTVYRTLQALADAGEIDVLRTDNNEAVYRRCSRGHHHHLVCRECGRTVEVEGPAVEEWADEVAAAHGFTELAHTLEIFGTCADCSHSARPAG
- a CDS encoding glycine--tRNA ligase; translation: MAADKIDTIVSLSKRRGFVYPSSEIYGGQRAAWDYGPLGVELKENIKRQWWRAMVTSREDVVGIDSSVILAREVWEASGHVATFSDPLTECTSCHKRFRADHLEEAYEAKHGRPPANGLADINCPNCGNKGGFTEPKQFSGMLQTHLGAFNADDPAGLAYLRPETAQGIFISFAAVQQTSRKKPPFGIAQTGKSFRNEITPGNFIFRTREFEQMEMEFFVKPGEDEKWHEYWLEERMNWYRGLGVREENLRFYEHPKEKLSHYAKRTVDIEYRFQFGGSEFGELEGIANRTDYDLAQHAQHSGQDLKYFDQESGERWFPYVIEPAAGVNRAMLAFMLDAYVEDEAPNAKGVMEKRTVMRLDPRLAPVKVAVLPLSRNAALSPKARGLASDLRKHWNVEFDDAGAIGRRYRRQDEIGTPFCVTVDFDTLEDNAATVRDRDSMGQERVSLDQVEGYLAGKLLGC
- a CDS encoding sensor histidine kinase — protein: MASAAAGPGPGPGASQSAPAAPRGAGLRRAYRLLRERAPWAHQALLGQAFAATAVAMGLPAFLLVAVALGARGGFWLVLLLTAPLVALSIRPLTAVQRSRFAALLGLEIPVLPRIAGPYGPRRLHAWLRAETTRRQAGYHLLAAPVLAAAGAASLACSAVGLLFSTVYLWVWALPPQNRVADWGYTTQAAYLTALGLALLWLAPWIAEGVVRADVRLAAALLGPSLAEQLERRVEDLAESRAGVVDAADAERRRIERDLHDGVQQRLVSLAMNLGLARRTLKDLPPEALRVIAEAQQEAQAAIAELRDVVRGLHPAVLEDRGLDAALSGIAARAPLPVRLHVDMPERPVPTVEAVAYFVVAEALTNVVKHAGASRAEIWVAARNGLLRIAVSDDGRGGADPDAGPRAGSFAGGGSGLSGLRKRVASVDGRFSLSSPVGGPTTVTVELPCAL